Part of the Bacteroidota bacterium genome, TCGCGTATCGTGATCGCGTGCACGAAGATCCGGCTCGAAATCGCCACATCCCGGCAGTAGGCCAGGCTGGCCGCGTGCTCATTGCTTCCTGGAACGTAGCCAACCTTGGGCAACACAGGCGTAGAATAGAAGACCTCCAGGTGATTGCGTCGATGATCAACTGGTTTGAAATTGTTGCTATCCAGGAAGTGGCCGACAACCTTGGTGACATCGAGCAAGTGCTTGCGTTTTTGCCCGACTATTTCGACCTGGTTTTCAGCGACAGGGCCGGCAACAACGAACGTGCTGCATATCTCTACGACACCCGGCATGTGTCGCTCGGGCCTAAAATAGGGGAGGTTGCTATTGTCGACAACGACCGGAAATACATCCGGCTGCCCGGCATTGATCGAGCGTTTGATGGCTTCAATCGTAATCCCTACATCGCTACGTTTTTTGTAGAAGATACCAGGCTTTTGTTTGCCAATTGTCATTTGCTTTACGGTTCAACGCGTGGGGCTGATGCCCGACAGGCTTCGATAGAACGCCGGCAACTGGAAGCCTACGCCATCGCGCGATGGTGCGATTTGCGTCGGGATAGCCAGAATGCATGGACCAAGAATATTTTTGCAATTGGCGACTTTAACCTGCCACGCGCAACGGAAGGAGACGTCATATTCGAGGCATTAACCCGGAGAGGACTCAGGTTACCCCCGCACACAACCCGCATTCCGACCAACGTATCAAATACTGCTGACTATGACCAGATTGCAGTGACACCGGGTTTGTTATCGCGCATCGAACAAGTTGGGGTATTTGATTTTGATGGCGTGATTTTCTCGGAGATCTACAGCCGGGATGCGCCAGGGTATTGGCGTACCTGCGCCAAGTACTACATTTCTGATCACAGACCGTTGTGGATCCAGTTTGAGCTGTGATTTCAGTGCAGTTCGTCTTCAGTTTTTGTTTGCTGGCCGACGATAGAAAGCATATCGGATTGGATAGCAGCAGCCTGCCTATCTTTCCAGCGTAGGGCATATCGATAGCGTAAGTTAGAAACCAATCTTGCGATGATGCTGTGGGTCCAATCACACATTTCGGAAGAGATGTGATTCAATCGAAATGGAAAAGAGGCTAAGGCATGTTCAATTTTATCGGCCAAATGGGTACCTGGGGGCCATTGATGGTGTTACTCACCCTGGCAAACCTCGCGCTGGTAGCGCGTTACAGCATTCAGTTGTTTGGGTCTAACCCTGTCAAATCAGCTGACATCAACCAGATTATGATTGTGGCGATGCTGGTTGTGGCGATTGGTGCGTTTTCTCATTATGCTGGCCTGCACAGCGGGTTACTTATCTATGGACAGATGAACCCAGCTATGTTTGCCGGTGGCTACGCGGTTTCACTGGTTGCCCTGTTATTCGGAATAGCCGTATTTATTGTATCGACCCTTTGCTGGTTTGTGCTCCGTCTTCGGCAACGACGCCTGATTCAGGTGGCAGCCTGATTTATATGTAGACCATGAAATTACGTCCCAATATTCTTGCTTTCGTTTTTCTGCTTGGACTGTGGCATACACAAAACGTGTATGCCCAGCAGCAGGTACACCGCGTGTTGTTTGTTGGTAATAGCTATACGTACTACCACAGCATGCCGCAGCTTTTTGCGGCCATGGCGGAGCACACGCTGCCGGAAGGACATAAAGTGGAGACCCAATTTCTGGGCGGTGGCGGTGCCACGTTAGAGAAGCACTGGGAAGTGGGGTTGGTCCAGGAAGCTTTGGAATCTGGCAATTGGGATTATGTGGTACTGCAAGAGCAGAGCCGGCTTGGCGCGCAAACGTTATCTGACCCAGAGAGCCCGGCGCTTTTTTATCGATACGCGCGGATGTTTAATGAGCTAATCAAAGCAAGCGGTGCAAAAACAGTGTTGTATATGACCTGGTCGCGCAAGGAGTTAAAGGAAGAACAAGTCTATCTCACAAATGCTTACACCCACATGGCCTCGGAACTGGAGGCAATCCTCGCGCCGGTAGGCCTTGTGTGGGATAG contains:
- a CDS encoding endonuclease/exonuclease/phosphatase family protein: MRSLKAPDPEYTYDPAIEIDRLVAYRDRVHEDPARNRHIPAVGQAGRVLIASWNVANLGQHRRRIEDLQVIASMINWFEIVAIQEVADNLGDIEQVLAFLPDYFDLVFSDRAGNNERAAYLYDTRHVSLGPKIGEVAIVDNDRKYIRLPGIDRAFDGFNRNPYIATFFVEDTRLLFANCHLLYGSTRGADARQASIERRQLEAYAIARWCDLRRDSQNAWTKNIFAIGDFNLPRATEGDVIFEALTRRGLRLPPHTTRIPTNVSNTADYDQIAVTPGLLSRIEQVGVFDFDGVIFSEIYSRDAPGYWRTCAKYYISDHRPLWIQFEL
- a CDS encoding SGNH/GDSL hydrolase family protein, whose product is MKLRPNILAFVFLLGLWHTQNVYAQQQVHRVLFVGNSYTYYHSMPQLFAAMAEHTLPEGHKVETQFLGGGGATLEKHWEVGLVQEALESGNWDYVVLQEQSRLGAQTLSDPESPALFYRYARMFNELIKASGAKTVLYMTWSRKELKEEQVYLTNAYTHMASELEAILAPVGLVWDRLRDDAALELYTEDGSHPSLSGSYLAASTLATTLFGHAEKPLPGALYGYEILRGGRLADKQTQLSNLPASQVQLIQRQVEEVVESGVWSSR